Proteins from one Megalops cyprinoides isolate fMegCyp1 chromosome 11, fMegCyp1.pri, whole genome shotgun sequence genomic window:
- the upp2 gene encoding uridine phosphorylase 2, with translation MAPILLNTAGTDHNEYIEHEEVHVKNPHLDSMEEDILYHFNLGTKTHNLPEMFGDIKFVCVGGSANRMKSFAQFIHEELALPGDAGDIRDICAETDRYSMYKVGPVLSISHGMGVPSISIMLHELIKLLHHARCRDVILFRIGTSGGVGLAPGTVVITDRAVDSFFQPQFEQVVLGKVIVRSTELDKDLAQELLQCSAEIPNLPTVTGNTMCTHDFYEGQGRLDGALCSFSTEEKLEYLQKAHEVGVRNIEMESTVFAAMCRVCGLKAAVICVTLLNRFEGDQITTPHSVLTEYQLRPQILVSHLIKKRLGLIQ, from the exons ATGGCACCTATTTTACTGAACACTGCGGGCACTGACCACAATGAATATATCGA GCATGAGGAGGTCCATGTGAAAAACCCTCACCTGGACTCCATGGAGGAGGACATTCTCTACCACTTTAACCTGGGAACTAAGACTCACAACCTGCCCGAGATGTTTGGAGACATCAAA ttTGTGTGCGTTGGGGGCAGTGCCAACCGGATGAAGTCCTTCGCCCAGTTCATCCACGAGGAGCTGGCACTTCCCGGGGACGCGGGGGACATCAGGGACATCTGCGCCGAAACCGACCGCTACTCCATGTACAAAGTGGGGCCTGTGCTCTCCATAAGC CATGGCATGGGGGTTCCCTCAATATCCATCATGCTCCACGAGCTGATCAAGCTCCTGCACCACGCCCGCTGCCGTGATGTCATCCTCTTCCGCATCGGCACTTCGGGCGGAGTCG GCCTGGCCCCGGGGACGGTGGTGATCACGGACAGGGCGGTGGACTCCTTCTTCCAGCCCCAGTTCGAACAGGTGGTGCTGGGCAAGGTGATCGTCCGTAGCACGGAGCTCGACAAGGACCTGGctcaggagctgctgcagtgctCCGCCGAGATCCCCAACCTGCCCACCGTCACCGGCAACACCATGTGCACCCACGACTTCTACGAAG GTCAGGGGAGACTGGATGGGGCGCTGTGCTCCTTCTCCACAGAGGAGAAGCTGGAGTACCTGCAGAAGGCCCACGAGGTGGGAGTGAGGAACATCGAGATGGAGTCCACCGTCTTCGCTGCCATGTGTCGCGTCTGTGGCCTCAAAG CTGCGGTGATCTGCGTGACCTTGTTAAACCGCTTCGAGGGGGACCAGATCACCACCCCTCACAGCGTCCTGACGGAGTACCAACTGCGCCCCCAGATCCTGGTGTCACATCTAATCAAGAAACGGCTTGGGCTCATCCAATAG